From the genome of Labrus bergylta chromosome 12, fLabBer1.1, whole genome shotgun sequence, one region includes:
- the dffa gene encoding DNA fragmentation factor subunit alpha encodes MTDGKPCKVCNYTRQKSYGLAVPSLDELKVKGSQFLGFSPSEEVRVVLEDDGTIVEDQGYFLCLPLNTKFMLLHEKETWSPVRRMDGGTAWMARDSMVLETDTVDTAAPWWDLAQQLRQDLTSIILMSDADLQTLVDSPCPELASALSFPEKRTADLQQTLQTVLDRREEERQSKELLQLYLQTVEKEDGQQGEPSQKGAGDVDMTDVMELDSGSGFMYRTLMVLKGKTSPETRLSTEDLQMVVNRGVDSMVPVLGWDRTRTSALLQACEAELTKRLQQVQAVQSIRSNTQPDSSQQVDEKSSKESVETPAGGD; translated from the exons ATGACAGATGGGAAACCGTGTAAGGTGTGCAACTACACTCGACAGAAGTCATATGGGTTGGCAGTTCCCTCCCTGGATGAACTGAAGGTAAAAG GAAGTCAGTTTCTTGGCTTCAGCCCCAGTGAAGAGGTCAGAGTGGTCCTTGAAGATGATGGCACGATAGTAGAGGATCAGggatattttttgtgtttaccCTTAAACACAAAGTTCATGCTTCTGCATGAGAAAGAGACATGGTCTCCTGTCCGAAGAA TGGACGGCGGCACAGCCTGGATGGCCAGAGACTCAATGGTTCTGGAGACTGATACTGTTGACACTGCAGCACCTTGGTGGGACCTGGCTCAGCAGCTGAGGCAGGACCTCACAAGCATCATCCTCATGTCTGACGCAGACTTACAG ACCTTAGTGGATTCTCCATGCCCTGAGCTAGCCTCTGCTCTGAGCTTCCCAGAGAAGAGGACTGCTGACCTCCAGCAGACGCTGCAGACGGTTTTGGACCgacgagaggaggagaggcagtCCAAGGAGTTGCTACAGCTCTACCTCCAAACAGTGGAGAAAGAGGATGGACAGCAGGGAGAGCCTAGCCAGAAAG GGGCTGGAGATGTGGACATGACGGATGTAATGGAGTTGGACTCAGGTTCAGGATTCATGTACAGGACACTGATGGTGCTAAAAGGCAAAACAAGCCCAGAAACCAGACTCTCCACTGAAGACCTGCAG ATGGTAGTGAACAGAGGGGTGGACTCTATGGTTCCAGTACTGGGCTGGGACAGAACGAGGACATCTGCCCTGCTGCAAGCCTGTGAAGCTGAGCTGACCAAGCGTCTCCAGCAGGTTCAGGCCGTGCAGTCGATCAGGAGCAACACCCAGCCAGACAGCAGCCAGCAGGTGGACGAGAAGAGCTCGAAGGAGAGTGTTGAAACTCCAGCCGGAGGCGACTAG